Part of the Suricata suricatta isolate VVHF042 chromosome 8, meerkat_22Aug2017_6uvM2_HiC, whole genome shotgun sequence genome, gaaccatgcaggtgcccaCAAAGGACTGATTTTAAAGTGTGGGCAAGGAATATGTCAATAACTAGAGGGTAGAAACAGCCTTGGGCCTGAAAGGATAAAGGGACATAGTGGTTGTTCGAGAGACTGCCTTGAGAGGAGCAGGAACCTTTAACCAAAGGATACGGGTAGGCTCAGGGGACCCCAGTGACTGGAACCTGGGAAATCCATATACTGATTTCAGGTTTTGTTTCTCCTCCAAGTGGAATCCGAAGTACAGGGAGCCCACTGATGAAAGTCATGCAGGCCAGCCTCCCAGGACCGAGAAAAAGACATAGAGGGAGGGGGGTAATctagaagaaaagatagaagCCATCCAGCATACCTAGAGCTGAAGACCCCATTTGTTCTTCACAAGAGAAGTGACCTCTGACTCTCTGCTCAAGTATTGCTGGCCAGCAACTTTGTGGACATCCAGTGCCTTCTGAATTGTTCTGGAACAAAACTGACCTTGagtttgcaggaaaaaaaaggctGCCTGAAGTTACGTCACCCCTGTTTCTTAACTACCTGCCCAAGGCTAAGTGAGTAAACTCCTGTTTTGACTAAAGGATGGattaaagaggaaagaacacCAATAACAATGTAGaaactgtagttttattttttatttttaggtttttttaaaccGAGAGCGAGCGATCAagtgtgggaaggggcagagggaaagagagaaaaaaatcacaagtaggctccacgctcagtgtggagcttgccgcagggatcatgacctgagccaaaattaagagttggacacccaaaccaacagagccacccagatgccccaaaatggTGGTTTtagaaagtatatatatttttaaagctgagGGACTCTGGGCAGTCAcaatctgtttggttttttttaatctatattctGAGGATAATACATACCTTGCAAGACAGTATGTTTGTGCGTCTGCGCAATGCCTAGCTCTGTGGCAGATGTGCAgcatagggacacctggctggctcagtcagtagagcatgcaactctttttttttttaatgtttatttatttttgagaaagagatagagcatgagtgggggaggggcagagagagggagacacaaaatcggaagcaggctccaggctctgggctgtccgcACAGAGGCCGACTTCTATGAGGTCTCAAGCTCatagtctgtgagatcatgacctgagctgaagccagacgctcaaccgactgagccatccaggcgccccaagaacttcCTTAAACTTTAGGACTGGTTATGGTAGCAGAGTGCAGCCCGATGCTTTGCTCAGGGGTgccttatagttttgttttgttttgtttaacatttttaacaccTATATTGCCTACTGGACATTACTATTGATTTTCCGGTTACCTAGTTCCATTGTTTTTCAAGTTGTCCCTTATAGTCATAACAAACTTACTCTATGTACCTGTCAGACATCTTGCACAAACTGTACCTAGCTGTGGTTTTCCCTAAGATGCTCCCAACTGATCTTTATGAAGCAGAGGGCTCTTTTCACAGAGGAAGTCTCAGGAGAGTTGCCCTAATACATGTTTCTTTCCCATCCTTTAAGAATATTACCCTTCGGAGAATTCTAGGTTCCCATCTCTCCACTTCCCTCCCAGCTTTCCTGTACTCCTGATGACTTCTATCACTCGGATTTTAATTCAGCAAgactttcctttgtttctcaagCCTCAGTCCTGCTCCCCTCTCAGCAGAACAAGGGCTGTAAACACTTTTATGAGGTACCCTACAGATGTACTGTATAACTAATACGTACACAGGACTTTTTGACTctctctatatttataaaaaaacaactaCTTTCTACATGCAGAAGGTGTTCAATTTCCTGAATACTGACTTGGAGAGCCTTGCCTTGGAGGTGCTACTTGTTGAATACAGATTCTTAAATGTCCTTGGCTTTGGCTTTGGTATGCCTCCTTTATTTAAGAAAGGCAtcctcgggcgcctgggtggctcagtccattaagtgtccaactcttgatttctgctcagttcatgatctcacgattgtgatattgagccctgcgttgggctctgagtGAATTATAGAggctgctctctctgtctctctctcaaaaaaaaaaaaaaaaaaaaaaaaaaagacatccttcACTGCCAGTGGAGCTTTTGAGAACACTGCACTCTGGACAGAGGCCCTGTCTATCCAGGCAGAAGGGTCTCTTCAGCCCTAGTCCTtagtgggcaggggatgggggtgCTACAACCAGAATGTAACTTGAATTTACTTAATACACGTCTGCTGTATTGGACCAATATAGCAAAAGAGCAACTTATTAACCAAGAGTAGCTGAGGAGCCCTCAGAGCAAATCTATTTCCAGGCCTCCTGGACCCTCacgcccttcccccacctcataTCTTAGCATTGACTTTACTCCCACACAAGGCACAGAATCATCATCTTCAGCCAGGTGTTTGCTTTAAGGGAAGGGACTGAGGGACTTGACAGAAAGGAGGAAGATGTAAATCTAACAAGCCAGTCAAAATCTCTCTCCATTCTCGCTTCAGTCCTTACCACTACTTGCTCTGCCCGTTAAGAATACCAGCTTAGGAGTAGCTAGATGAGCAGATGCTGTGAATGGCTCAGCAGAGACCCCCCAacaccctccccctgcttggCCTTCATTAGCTCAGCTGCACAGAGAAAACTTCCTGTTGAGATTTAGCTGTGATCAGGAACGAGATACAATTTTCACCCGGGAGATGGAAACATTAATGACACCCTGAAATGGGAAGACTTTGacattttattaagaaacagctttattttaaatgataatacaaaatttgtatatataatatagatttgtatgggtatatatacacacaaaggttcacacacacacatacacgcaatCGTCCTTATCAAAATCAAACCTTATTAAAATCCTAAATTAACAAAGAAGTATATTTAAGCTTTCCTAAAACATACTGTACATAAAGCTGtcaaaaaacctgaaaaactgAGGACATTTTCAGAAGAATCTAGGTACCCcacccactctctttctctcctccaccaACATGGATGACCTTGACAGGAGGACAGTTCACAGGAAAAAGCCAGAGAAGGGAGCTGCTATCATTAGTTACCGTTGATAGAGCAAGATGCCTGAAAGCAACTAAGAAGCACAGGATATAGGGTGTGACCTAGATTAATTGTCAGAAACAAACCATttcagaataaacagaaaatatgtaatagggaaggaggggagtggaaagaggaaagacaggCCCAGAGATTAGAAATGACCTGTTAATTAAGTATTAATGCCTGGGAAAGACTCAGTGAGATAAGAACAATGGGGTCACAGAAGCAGAACTAGttagagaggaagggggaggagagagagatagggaatcACGATTTCCTGCCATTAACAAGCCAGATTGCTACCACGGGTCTAGGAATGCCAAGGGGTGGAGGGGGAATTCATTACCAGAGGCTCAAAACTACTTAATTCGAATTCACATCCTTCTTGCTCCTGGTCTCTTGGGAAACACACTGGCATGGGAACAGGGTACTAACCCAGAAACTATTCACCACATATATCCCATTCTGAATCTCCTTTTCTGGCCATACAGAGATGTCTGCACAAGCACTGTCCAGTAAATTTGGATAAACACGAATTCCTAGTCAATATTTGACTTCGGGGAAGAGTTTACTGTGCGCCTGAAATCCTCCAGCTCTGGAAGACCATGATGACGTTTGGGAGAGCGCCACACATGTTCTCTCAAAAGGATCCTTTCTCAAAGGGATGAGGCTTCTGAGCTGGGAAAGCGGGCATACCGAATGCCTGCTCTTGTGCCAAGGCCCTTTCCAGGGCTTCTTTCCTGTACAGAGGGGTAAGGGATTCTATAAGTGCCAGTCAAAACGCCTACCTGCTGCCCCAGGAGCAGACAAGGGGGCCGGCTCCTCAGAAGGGCAGCCCCGCCCCTACCTGGCACTGGCCAGCACCTTTCAGCCCACACAGTGTCCTCACACCACAGGCCAAACAAATCTCTGTAAAGCCAGAGACTGGTTCTCCCTGGGGCTTTGGTCCTAGGATTTCTCATTGTCCCTGCCTGAGCATCTCGCAGAGAAGGGTCCAAGTAAGGCCCTTCCTTCTTCCGCCGCTTTCGCAAAGCCGCAGAAACCCTCTCTAATGTGtttaatgaaatgaaagtatTTCCAGGTTATCCCAGGTACTTTAGAGTGGAGcctcaaataaagagaaaagtggGAAAAATCCGTGTGTATttagaaacatacacacaaatacacacccGACAAAAGGGTTTTTAAAAGGCCTTGGTCACAGAGCCCTCTggtaaattcatttcttttacatcaacataaagaaaagaagtcattttGTATGCCATAGATTTCTAACACTACTGAGCAGacacaaaaatgttaataattcaATGGTAAGGCTGAAGGGGGAAAGGCAATGCCAAAAATAACTACACATGGCTCtgacagagaggaaaaaacatcTTTTAAGGCACTGGGTTCAAAACATAGGAATTCTAAAGTCAAGTTCTCCCGTATTTCCATTAGGAGACTTCAACTCCGACATTACAATTAAGAGATCCCACAGAGGTAGTGATAGgaagtgtttatatatttataagtaatttCCCTGAAGCCAGAAGCAAGAACAGAAAtattaagatttctttctttctctcttttggggGAAGGCTTAAGACCAAAATCAACTGTCGAGTCTACAATTCATATATTAATACTGATACTGTTAAAGCAAGTTTATTTTAAGGTAAGATATCATCCTGGGTTCCAGGTTTCTCCGCTTAAGTACTAACTTTGAACTGCCTGAATGTTATTTGATTCTCCGTAATCCAGTTTTGCCAATAAACCAGTTGAATCCACCAACCCAGAGGATCTAGCTACATTTTCCCAACATCCATTGCTGATCCAGAAAGATATGCAAAATCATAAAATGGCATTGCcataaatgcatttaatatttaacttcTTACTACCTCGTGATCCTGACCTACCATTCTCTCCAAGGCAATACAATTGGAGATCaaatcttatttcctttccttggaaTACCAGAAGGTGTATTTCAAGTAAATAACAACAAATACCTTTTTGCTACCCACCCCTTTCcagacatttctcttttctctttccctatccCAACTCCCTATCTCAGAGACCTCACCATCAAAAATGACTTGGACTGTATTAAAGATTTTTCTAGGTGAGAATGACTGCCTCCTACAGAAAGAGAATAGTAAGAATTTCTAAACCAAAGCAGTAAGGACTCTAGGGTCCCCGGGCAGTGTTGGACGGCAACTCCTGCCCCCAATTCAGAGGCTACCCCAGGGGGTGAGGAGGCTGGGCCTTGATATCTTCTGCAGAGTTAACTTCCACCCCCTTCACAGGAAAGGCGGGGGAAGGAATTAAAGTCAATATATACACAAGTTAACATCCACACAGCAAATCTGAAATGATCCTTGCTCCCTCCATCCCTGTGGCTAAGCTGAGGCTCTGCGAAAGCACACAATAGCAGCTTATTGTTAGCACCTGGTTCACAAGGGGgctcagggaaaagaaaagcatcaggagcaaaaaaaaagaaaaaaagaaaaataagaaaaaaggatgaTGTGACAGCAGATGGCACCATTTCACCCTCCCCCTGACCTGCGCTCCCCCACTGCACTCACTCCACCGTCCTCCAGACCCTGAGTCTCTGGAGAAAACCCAGTCATGGTGGCCAAAGCCAAGATTTATTTCAAAACTGGTATTTTTGCCCATAAGCCTCTAATAGCCAATTCTGTTTGCTAAATCTGGTTTGGGGAGTTACGTTTTCCACCTATTTTGAGCCCCAAGTGATTCTGCACCTCTGGAAAACTGCAGCAAATTACTTCACTAATCAAGGTAAATAGAGCCATGTTAACTGTCAAGTTTTAtcccaaattaaaaatgtatgttttcccCATGATTGCTAATTAAGAAAATCGTATTCTAAACAGTCATTCAAATGTTTACTTGGCATATCTCCCTCTGGTTTCTTCTAATTTACaataaagcaagcaagcaggtcGAGAATGATGGGGGCCCAATTTCAAAAGCAGTAACTTCTGTAATATAACCTCTCCacaacctgtctctctctctccagccatcctccccccccccccggcctttcttttgggaggggaaaaaaaacaagcctCCAAACTGGCACACAAAGGAAACCCAGTAATGAACCACTTTCCTATAGCATGCAGGCAGCGGGAGCAGGATAGCGGTAGAGAGGGGAGTCGGACAAAGTTCTCAGGCTGAAACTCGCGGTTCCTTACTCCATGGCACGGCCCGTTTTCACTCCCTTTGCCACATGCACACTGAGCACTGAAAAGCACACCAGCCCTGTGCGGGCTCGACCTTCGGGAAGCAGAACACGTTATTCATCAGAagtgaaacagaaacaaaattccaCCAACCCCTTCAGCATCCACCTCTCCGCTGACTTCCTTTTTTGCAGTGAAGAGGCTGCCACGTGAACTCCACAGAAAGGCACACTTAGAAAACCcaacaaaattttacaaaatgaaaaagttgaTATTAAACCATGatattagataaataaatgtttggaagCAAGTTGTTCTAGCAACAGATGACCATCCTGACGGTGATTCTCTGAAATCCAGCCAGAGCAAAGTGTGTATCTCGAGACCAGGTGGCTTCATAACCGCACCAgctctctctggcccctgccaGCGCTGGGAAGCACAGCCCGGAGGATTCTGGACGGACACACACTTCTCCCACAGAAAcacgttttctttcctttccgTTTTTAAATATTCCACTTAAGTTTCTTAAACTGGCATCTGAACTATGGACACATGATGGATGCAGGGTTAGTGAGGCAACTGCCAGTTCCTTTCCAGTGAAGTGGCCTCGGGACGGAGGGGACGGTCTGCTCTTCGGGAGTGGGACagatttcctcctcttcccagcgCTTGCTCCTAACCCCTCCCAGGTAGTTGTCTTCTCTACCAGGTACGTGTAAATATAAGGCAGGTTATAAGGTCACTTGATGGTACAGTTATTAAAGGCCCTGTGTGCGTTCACACTAGGAATGTTACCTTAAAATCTTCTGCTGGAAagtcagttatttaaaaaacaatcaaccCACAATATCCAGCACTCCTTTATCTCGAAGCTTAAAGCAATGATGGGAGCTGGAAATTTGGTCCTTACTCTTTTGGTCCCTCAGAAGAAGTGCTCCTCTAAATGTGTTTGAATTTTCCAGGTGCATAGCAAGCCCTCCTGAGTCCGAGCACTAGATCCCactatggttttcttctttaggaCATTCTTAATTTTTGTACACTGTGTgtcctctgtattttctttttaaaaaagggaaaagacagacGTAGTACATGTTGTGGCCCTTGCATGTTAAGATGACACAGTTTCCATGGAAACTCCAGGATGAGGCTCTGTCGTCCTTCCTGCCCTGGtcacttctgtctctccctctgtgacTACGACAGCATCGACTGCCGTCACCTCTTCGACCATGGTGAAGTCAACTCCGTCGGGCTGCTGCCGGGCCAGGGCCTCTAGCCGGAGGCGGTACTGCTCGGCCTCCTGCTCCTTCCGCAGGAGCTGGTGTCGGTACTCCTGAGCTCTGCGATTGGCCTCCTGGAGCTGCCGCTGAAGGAGCTGTCGCTCAGCGCCCTCCTGGAAAAGGAAAGCAGGTCACCACCAGGGGAGACATGCTGACCCCCGGTCATCTGGGGAGtggacaaaatataaagaaggtTTCAGGCCTCCAAAGCTTTGCCTTctgattcttttccttctcctctgtttCCACTCCTAACTATGTTACCTTGCTTTCCTCCGCACTGTTTGCTGTCCCCTCTGTCCTCGGCCTCTTAGTTAGCTGCaacttctctgcctcttcatcctCTTCTTCTTCAATTACAGTCTCTTCTGCAACCTGACCAGCAGGTACAGTTAGAACTACAAGCCAAAGCACACCAATTGGAGGTGATGAATACAGAGTAAAACAAAGAGGTGTcacttcttttaaagattttttaaaaatttcttttgagagagaatgcaagcaggggagaggcagagagagagggagaaagagaatcctaagcaggctctgcactgacaggcacCTCACTGACTCCTACTGCTTGcttcaaattagaaaataaactgaaatgttATCTGAAATCTTGTTGTTCATATCCCTTTAGATTTCAGAATCAACAGGTAAAGCATGGCCTTccagagaggaacagaaaggatTAGAGAAGGAAGTCTGGAAGCTATGCAGTTAATGCCTAGGTCTGAGGCTCTGATATAAAGATGTCTAAGTCTAGGTTAGAAGCTATGGGCAATAAGCTTacaattctttgttgttgttgttgtttaatgtttatttatttttgagagaggtggcgggaggggcagagagagggggagacccagaatctgaagtggctccTGGCTCCGCAcggtaagcacagagcccaacgcgtggctcaaactcacaaacggtgagatcatgacctgagctgaggtcggatacttaaccgactgagccacccaggtgccccagcttacAGTTCTTTAGGAGTGACTTGGCTAAAGGTGGCCTGAGGTCTTTACATAAGATTTTTGAGAAACTTCACATGAAATCAGTTTGCTAGTCATTGTATCTAATTAGATACTTATAGATAAGTGAGAGAAGGGTCAACACACATTACACACTACACATCTACCGGAAAggctagaattttaaaaaaatagtgaaaacacCAGATGCTGACGAGGATCTCAGgacgaggatgtggaaaaattggattattcataaattgctggtgggaatgtaatatGGCAcagtcactctagaaaacagtttggcagtttcttataaaactacaCATGCACTTTTCatgcaacccagcaattgcacttttgggcatttatcccagaaagaaaactgaaaatttatgTTCCCATAAATCCTGCACAGTATTGgtcataacagctttattcatagatAGTCCAAAACTAGCAACAACTTAAATGTCCTTCAATGAGGGGTTAAACTCCATACCATGGATACTgtttagcaataaaaaaggaatgaactactgatacaaaCAGCAACTTGGATAGCTCTTAAGAGAATTAGgccaagggaaaaaaacccaatctCAAAAAGTTGTATTAcacgattccatttatataatgttcttttttttttttttttactttttaggggcgcttgggtggcttagtcggttgagcgttctgctttggctcaggtcatgatctcacaattgtggattcaagccccacgtcgggctctgtgccgacagctagttcagagcctggagcctgcttcagattctgtatctccctctctctctgaccctccccttctcgtgctgtctctcttggtctctcaaaaataaataaaaacattaaaaaaaaaactcggATTATAAAgctttaagatctactctttctTCCTATACTGCAGAGATTCACCAATTTAAACAGTTTGAAATTTATAACATCTCTATCATTATTTAGGCCAAATCAAAATTTTGGTGACTCAAATGCAATAAACTAacccttctcttttattttttttatttttttaatgttttttaaaaaatttatttttgagagacagagacagtgcaagcaggggagggtcagagagagagggagacacagaatctgaagcaggctccaggctctgagctgtcagcacggagcccgatgcggggctcaaacccacaaaccgtgagatcatgacctgagctgaagccagatgctcaactgactgagccacccaggtgccccaactctccTCTTTTCAaactccaatattttttttttttaagtaggcttcactcccagcacagagccccacatggggcttgaattcacaacctgagctgaggtcaagacctgagctgagatcaaaagttggatgctcaagtgactgagcccctAAACTCcaatatttttaaggaatgaaGTTGTAATgattagtttctttctttaaaaaaaaattactgatgtATTTCTTGAATAAGTAATACATTCATATGgttcaaaaattaaaagcttaaagTATATATAATGAAAAGCCTCCCATCCATCCCCATGTACCATCTCAGGAGGCAGCCAGTGTTATCAATACTATTCTCAAATGTTCTTCCAGGATTGGTCTAAGTCTATGAATATATTAGCAAATATACATAGAtatccctctttttaaaaaatacaaatgcagCATATTCTACACACTGTCCTGCATCTTGCTCCTGTAACTTCACAATACAGTTCAGAGATAAGATCATGCTAGTATACAAGGCATTTcctcattgtttttaaataactgcATAGTATTCCAACATATGGGTATAACAGAATTTCTTTATCCAGTTCTCTACTGGTATATACgtaggttgttttcatttttcattttcattagactttttttttaggggcacctgggtggctcagttggttaacccccccactcttgattttggctcacgtcatgatgtcacaggttgtgattgagccccaagttgggctctgtgctaacaaagtggagcctgcttgggattctctctccctctctgctcctaacccactcatgctctctcgcaaaataaataaatagcattaaaaataaatacataaaaaagtaaatgtttaggggcacctgaatggctcagatgatgaagcatccaactcttttaatttatgtaaatatttatttttagagagggagagcacatgggggaagggcagagaaaggggtagagagaatcccaagcaggctccacactgtacaCAAAGCCCGacctgggctccatcccatgaactgtgagatcatgacccaagccaaaaccaggagtggatgcgactgagctacccatttgccccaagcatctgactcttgatctcagtttaggtcttggtctcaggactgtgagctcaaggcctgtgttgggctctgtgctgggtgtgaagcctaattaaaaaaaaaaaaaagaaaaaagaaaaaatgtttgagtacagttgacacataatgttacatcAGTTGCAAGTGTACAACACGGTGATGCAACTCTCCTACCCGCATTGTTATGGTTGTTATGTTCACCACAACTACAGCACCATCCATTTAGGTTCTGCTTCATCTCTGATGATTACAAATAATGGTGTGATTAATAACTTAGTATATATTTCACTTCTGTGTGTATGaatataaattcttagaaaataactttttagacAAAAGGTATGTGTATCTTTAATATTGACAGATATTGCAACCTGTTCTTTAGAGAATACATTAAATGACACTCtaaccagtgattttttttttttaagattttatttttaagtattctctacaccTAACGTGGAGCTCAAAGTTACAACTCCTAGGTCAAGACCCATGGCATGAGCCAGCCAGTGATTTATAAGAGTATCTAttttgggcccctgggtggctcagttggttaggcgtctgattttggctcaggccatgaaatcatggtttgtgagtttgagccccgcactgggctctgtgctgtgattgcagagcccacttcgatcctctgtctctctctctctacgcccctccctcactcacgcccccctctcttgaaaataaacttcaaaaaaaaaaagtaaaaagtaccCGTTTCCCTTCACCTTTGACAACACACTGTTATGACGGTATCTCGGTGCAGTATTACATTGCATTCTCTTGCTATATATGAAGTAGGTTGaacatatttccatattttaagatCTACCAGTATTTTCTATGAGCTATTGGTTcatactctttcttcttttttttctatcagaTTATTGGCTTTTACtcacaaattttatatatattagggAAATTAGGCTTTGCCAGcctgatttctatttctctttctatattgGAACATCTGGCATTCTCCTAGTCCCACTACTTGCTTTAGTGCCTCATTTTTAGAAGAATGTGGAGCGTCTGAAATATCTTTTAATACACATTTGTCTAAATGGGATAACTTACCTTGCTGTCCATCTTGCACAGTTACAATGAATGGCTGGCCGAGGCTTCCCGGAGGGACTGCAGTCTGGATATTACCCAGAGGGACTCCATCAGTCACAATGGTGATGACCCTTTGGCTTCCGCTCCCCACCACTTGCTGGATTGATGAGTCAGCGGAATTTCCCTCTATGATTTCCTCTGCATTAGCTAGAGATGACAACAGTAAATTTGaaatttcagctttttaaaaaataggacttTAACAATTTCAGCCTCCTTGAAATTGATAATAAATATCAGGgttaggaaaacttaaaaaaagaaattcgaTTCAACAGTTTCTAAAGCAAGCTCTTATGAACAACGCTAagtcagaggagaaaaga contains:
- the GABPB2 gene encoding GA-binding protein subunit beta-2 isoform X4, with translation MAAADGHAHIVELLVRNGADVNAKDMLKMTALHWATEHHHRDVVELLIKYGADVHAFSKFDKSAFDIALEKKNAEILVILQEAMQNQVNANPERANPVTVATPFIFTSGEVVNLASLVSSASTKTTSANAEEIIEGNSADSSIQQVVGSGSQRVITIVTDGVPLGNIQTAVPPGSLGQPFIVTVQDGQQVLTVPAGQVAEETVIEEEEDEEAEKLQLTKRPRTEGTANSAEESKEGAERQLLQRQLQEANRRAQEYRHQLLRKEQEAEQYRLRLEALARQQPDGVDFTMVEEVTAVDAVVVTEGETEVTRAGRTTEPHPGVSMETVSS